A genome region from Bacillaceae bacterium IKA-2 includes the following:
- the yhbY gene encoding ribosome assembly RNA-binding protein YhbY, translated as MLTGKQKRFLRSEANHLNSIFQVGKGGVNENMIKQIAEALEARELIKVSILQNCEIEKGEVAEQLCNEINAELVQMIGRIIVLYKESTENKKLQLPD; from the coding sequence ATGTTAACCGGAAAACAAAAAAGATTTTTACGATCGGAAGCGAACCATCTTAATTCAATTTTTCAAGTTGGAAAGGGTGGCGTTAATGAAAACATGATAAAACAAATTGCCGAAGCACTTGAAGCTCGTGAACTGATTAAAGTTAGTATTTTACAAAATTGTGAAATTGAAAAAGGAGAAGTTGCTGAACAACTGTGTAATGAAATAAATGCTGAGTTAGTCCAAATGATTGGGAGAATAATCGTTCTTTACAAGGAGTCAACGGAAAATAAAAAGCTGCAGCTGCCAGACTGA
- a CDS encoding nicotinate-nucleotide adenylyltransferase has translation MRKIGLMGGAFDPPHYGHLLIAEQAREECQLDEVWFMPTKIPPHKTSSNLCKDEQRIEMVKRAIETNANYMLSLVEFERIGPSYTIDTIKVLKNKYPEIDFYFIIGGDMIEYLPKWKDIDELLTLIAFIGVKRPGHNCAFVYSDKVKIINAPQLEISSSEIRERLQKGRSIRYLLPESVIEYIKEQGIYGQS, from the coding sequence TTGCGTAAAATTGGTCTAATGGGTGGCGCATTTGACCCACCACACTATGGGCATTTGTTAATTGCTGAACAAGCACGGGAAGAATGTCAATTAGACGAGGTTTGGTTTATGCCCACAAAAATTCCACCTCATAAAACAAGCAGTAATCTCTGTAAAGATGAACAGAGAATTGAAATGGTGAAACGAGCAATTGAAACAAACGCTAACTACATGTTATCTTTAGTTGAATTTGAGCGGATAGGCCCGTCGTATACAATTGATACAATTAAGGTGCTTAAAAACAAATATCCTGAGATTGATTTTTATTTTATCATTGGTGGGGATATGATTGAGTACTTACCGAAATGGAAAGATATTGACGAGCTTTTAACGTTAATTGCTTTTATAGGTGTAAAACGCCCTGGACATAATTGTGCCTTTGTTTATAGTGATAAAGTTAAAATTATTAACGCCCCTCAGCTAGAGATCTCTTCAAGTGAGATTAGAGAACGGTTGCAGAAGGGACGTTCGATACGATATCTGCTTCCAGAGTCTGTAATTGAGTATATAAAGGAGCAGGGGATTTATGGACAAAGCTAA
- the yqeK gene encoding bis(5'-nucleosyl)-tetraphosphatase (symmetrical) YqeK, with amino-acid sequence MDKAKALEIVKETLPTKRFQHTLGVLETAISLAKKYGGDIKKVELAAIFHDYAKYRSIEEMKSIVKNEGLDQKLLNYGKELLHAPVGAYYLSIEIGIWDEAVLNGIRYHTTGRVNMTLLEKIIYIADYIEPNRKFKGVEEVRELAAKNLDQALILAIGNTIKFLVTKRQLVFPDTLAAYNDLLLKEEL; translated from the coding sequence ATGGACAAAGCTAAAGCGTTGGAAATCGTCAAAGAAACTCTCCCCACTAAGCGTTTTCAGCATACTTTAGGCGTTCTGGAAACAGCAATTAGTTTAGCAAAAAAATATGGTGGAGATATTAAAAAGGTAGAACTTGCAGCGATTTTTCATGATTATGCAAAATATCGTTCAATTGAGGAAATGAAATCAATTGTAAAAAATGAGGGCTTAGATCAAAAGTTGCTAAATTACGGAAAAGAGTTGCTTCATGCTCCTGTTGGAGCTTATTATCTAAGTATTGAAATAGGCATTTGGGATGAAGCTGTCTTAAATGGGATTCGCTATCATACAACAGGAAGAGTGAACATGACTTTGCTCGAAAAAATAATTTATATTGCCGATTATATTGAGCCCAACCGAAAATTTAAAGGTGTCGAAGAAGTACGCGAATTAGCAGCAAAAAATTTAGATCAGGCTCTAATCTTGGCAATTGGAAATACGATTAAATTTTTAGTAACTAAAAGACAGCTTGTGTTCCCAGATACACTAGCCGCATATAACGATCTACTATTAAAGGAGGAATTATAA
- the rsfS gene encoding ribosome silencing factor yields the protein MHENKILELAVKAADDKKAENMVVLNMNGVSLISDYFLICHGNSEKQVQSIATAIKKSAQENEIELKRLEGFDQGRWVLIDLVDVVIHVFHKEERPYYNLEKLWGDAPTVDIEGVLE from the coding sequence ATGCATGAAAATAAAATTCTTGAATTAGCTGTTAAAGCAGCTGATGATAAAAAAGCAGAAAATATGGTTGTTTTAAATATGAACGGTGTTTCTTTAATCTCAGATTACTTTCTTATTTGTCACGGAAATTCAGAAAAGCAGGTTCAATCAATTGCTACAGCAATAAAAAAATCAGCTCAAGAAAATGAGATAGAGTTAAAAAGGTTAGAAGGATTTGACCAAGGACGTTGGGTGCTTATTGACCTTGTTGATGTTGTTATTCATGTTTTCCATAAAGAGGAACGTCCGTATTACAATCTAGAAAAGCTTTGGGGAGACGCTCCGACAGTGGATATAGAAGGGGTTCTTGAATAA
- a CDS encoding S1-like domain-containing RNA-binding protein translates to MELKPGMLVSLNVERETNFGYFLTSENEDIDDILLHKRQVKGTIKIGQDLEVFLFHDHQGRLSATMEKPIISLGVGEFAWLKVVAVNERDGVFLYNGIDRDLFLSMDDLGIDRDLWPRVGEKVPVSLIFDKKGRLMGRLLRGSPIEETAAHAPKTILNETVTGTIYSFAEKGVFVMTEDDYVAFLHFDETNDELHLGKVITGRVSFVRDDGKLNISMQPKAYERQQDDAEEIYQFLLKQEAGMPYTDKSDPILIKQKFGMSKGSFKRALGKLLKEGKVHQKDGWTFKKE, encoded by the coding sequence ATGGAACTAAAACCTGGAATGCTTGTTTCTTTGAATGTTGAACGAGAAACTAATTTCGGCTATTTTCTAACCAGTGAAAATGAAGATATTGATGATATTTTACTTCATAAACGTCAGGTGAAAGGTACTATAAAGATTGGTCAAGATCTTGAAGTATTTTTGTTTCATGACCACCAAGGTCGACTTTCTGCAACAATGGAAAAACCAATCATTTCATTAGGGGTAGGGGAATTTGCTTGGTTAAAAGTTGTTGCTGTTAATGAGAGGGATGGAGTTTTTCTTTATAACGGGATCGACCGTGACTTATTTTTATCAATGGATGACTTAGGAATTGATCGGGACTTATGGCCAAGAGTCGGTGAAAAGGTACCCGTTTCTTTAATTTTTGATAAAAAAGGACGATTGATGGGACGATTACTTCGAGGATCTCCAATTGAAGAGACAGCGGCTCATGCACCAAAGACGATTTTAAATGAAACTGTAACTGGAACGATTTATTCATTTGCAGAAAAAGGTGTTTTTGTTATGACTGAGGATGACTATGTCGCCTTCCTTCACTTTGACGAGACAAATGATGAATTGCACTTAGGAAAAGTAATAACAGGTCGGGTATCCTTTGTTCGTGATGATGGCAAACTAAATATCTCGATGCAGCCAAAAGCGTATGAGCGTCAGCAGGATGATGCAGAAGAAATTTATCAATTTTTACTAAAGCAAGAAGCAGGGATGCCTTATACAGATAAATCAGACCCGATTCTTATTAAACAAAAATTTGGAATGAGTAAAGGGTCTTTCAAACGAGCACTTGGTAAGCTTCTTAAAGAAGGAAAAGTACATCAAAAAGATGGTTGGACGTTTAAGAAGGAGTAG
- a CDS encoding class I SAM-dependent methyltransferase, whose protein sequence is MNYEKFAYLYDELMSDAPYEQWVSFVLKIIKQTGITNHKLLDVGCGTGNVAIPLSESGIDVTAVDLSDEMLVVAKEKSEAKGVDIKFFQQDMKELEGLGAFDIVISLCDSVNYLSNQDEVATTFQRVYDHLKNNGVFVFDVHSIYKINEIFNDHTFAHSGEEIAYIWECFAGEWDHSVEHELSFFIKNRLGLYERFDELHKQRTYPIKFYKQALERAGFTVEQVTGDFAFDTLAEDSQRWFFVAKKEA, encoded by the coding sequence ATGAATTACGAAAAGTTTGCTTATTTGTATGACGAGTTAATGTCAGACGCCCCTTATGAACAGTGGGTGTCTTTCGTTCTGAAGATTATCAAACAAACAGGGATAACTAACCATAAATTGTTAGATGTCGGCTGTGGTACTGGCAATGTCGCTATTCCATTGAGTGAGAGTGGAATAGACGTGACCGCAGTTGATTTATCCGATGAAATGTTAGTAGTTGCTAAGGAAAAAAGTGAAGCAAAAGGGGTGGATATCAAGTTTTTTCAACAAGATATGAAAGAGTTGGAAGGGCTTGGCGCTTTTGATATTGTTATCTCCCTTTGTGATTCTGTTAATTACTTAAGTAATCAGGATGAAGTAGCAACAACCTTCCAAAGAGTTTATGACCATTTGAAGAATAATGGGGTTTTTGTATTTGACGTTCACTCAATTTATAAAATCAATGAAATTTTTAATGATCATACATTCGCACATAGTGGTGAGGAAATTGCTTATATTTGGGAATGTTTTGCAGGAGAATGGGATCACAGTGTTGAGCATGAGCTGTCGTTTTTCATTAAAAATCGATTAGGTCTTTATGAGCGGTTTGATGAGTTACATAAGCAAAGAACGTACCCCATTAAATTTTATAAACAAGCTCTCGAGAGGGCGGGCTTTACAGTAGAACAAGTTACAGGTGATTTTGCATTTGATACACTAGCTGAAGACTCGCAACGTTGGTTTTTCGTTGCAAAAAAAGAGGCATAA
- the comER gene encoding late competence protein ComER, protein MKIGIIGTGSMGSILIEAFIESNAVTSSQLILTNRTIEKAYTFKEKFPGLQVAESCEDIAKVADILFICVKPLQFQPLLKNLQPLLTENQIVISITSPISIQQLQTLVHCKVARVIPSITNRALTGTSLVTYGPTCSNIDKETIISLMSHISTPVIIDEKITRVSSDIASCGPAFFSYLLQDFIDSAVRQTDITKEEATQLASQMMIGFGKLLEKEIFTLATLQERVSVPGGVTGEGLKILNEEIGDMFDLLFQRTHAKYDEDLEKVKEQFR, encoded by the coding sequence ATGAAAATCGGCATAATTGGAACAGGTAGTATGGGGAGTATTTTAATTGAAGCGTTCATTGAATCAAACGCTGTTACCTCATCTCAACTTATTCTTACAAATCGAACAATTGAGAAGGCGTATACTTTTAAGGAGAAATTTCCAGGACTGCAAGTCGCCGAGTCTTGTGAAGATATCGCTAAAGTAGCAGATATATTATTCATATGTGTAAAACCTTTGCAATTTCAACCATTATTAAAAAATTTACAACCTTTGTTAACGGAAAATCAAATCGTCATTTCAATAACTAGTCCCATTTCAATACAACAACTACAAACACTCGTTCATTGTAAAGTTGCTCGCGTCATACCAAGCATCACAAATCGCGCTCTAACAGGAACCTCATTAGTTACTTATGGACCTACTTGTTCTAATATCGATAAAGAAACTATCATTAGCTTGATGAGTCATATTTCAACACCAGTTATAATCGATGAAAAAATCACTCGCGTCTCTTCAGATATTGCCAGTTGTGGACCTGCCTTTTTTAGTTATTTATTGCAAGATTTTATTGATTCTGCCGTACGGCAAACAGATATTACTAAAGAAGAAGCAACACAATTAGCTAGTCAAATGATGATTGGTTTTGGTAAGTTGCTTGAAAAGGAGATCTTTACACTAGCCACTTTGCAAGAACGGGTTTCAGTGCCAGGAGGTGTAACAGGAGAAGGACTCAAAATTTTAAACGAAGAAATTGGTGATATGTTTGATCTGTTATTTCAACGGACACATGCAAAATACGATGAAGATTTAGAAAAGGTTAAAGAACAATTTCGATAA
- a CDS encoding DUF2533 family protein: MSVHLQIKTQINRFIDAEKKYRELDMQREQKIAAVIGEAAQGKKFSLMDVNNITEKINQLSKSFGFPLRKTVTDKMVKEFVNK, encoded by the coding sequence ATGAGTGTACATCTACAAATTAAAACTCAAATCAATAGATTTATTGATGCTGAAAAAAAATATCGAGAATTAGATATGCAACGGGAACAAAAAATAGCTGCAGTAATCGGAGAAGCAGCACAAGGAAAAAAATTTTCGTTAATGGACGTTAATAATATTACAGAAAAAATTAATCAATTAAGTAAATCATTTGGATTTCCGTTGCGAAAAACTGTTACAGATAAAATGGTAAAGGAGTTTGTTAATAAGTGA
- a CDS encoding helix-hairpin-helix domain-containing protein — MNKLKRNTVFLIVVGAIVLVFSVNFIKNFNNSGVPEDDFQFFLETEQVPEIEIEEKVVVENVVVDLKGAVNDPGVYVMEQGKRIVDVIERANGFLKEANKDVINLALLLEDEMVIFVPLHGEEAEVTEQFTISSSKDNGKVNINRATAEQLEKIPGIGPAKAAAIIASREEQGTFKSAEEIVRVSGIGQKSLEAMLEFIEVK; from the coding sequence ATGAATAAATTAAAGCGAAATACCGTTTTTTTAATAGTGGTTGGTGCGATTGTCTTAGTTTTCAGTGTAAACTTTATTAAAAATTTTAACAACAGTGGAGTTCCAGAAGATGATTTTCAGTTTTTTTTGGAAACGGAGCAAGTTCCAGAAATTGAAATAGAAGAGAAGGTAGTAGTAGAGAACGTAGTTGTTGATCTAAAAGGTGCTGTTAATGACCCTGGAGTATATGTTATGGAACAAGGTAAGCGAATTGTTGATGTGATTGAACGGGCAAATGGCTTTTTAAAAGAAGCAAACAAGGATGTCATTAATTTAGCACTCTTATTAGAGGATGAAATGGTAATTTTTGTTCCGCTTCATGGAGAAGAAGCAGAGGTGACAGAGCAATTTACAATTTCGTCTAGTAAAGATAACGGAAAAGTTAATATTAATAGAGCAACAGCAGAACAATTGGAAAAGATACCCGGTATAGGCCCGGCGAAAGCTGCTGCAATTATTGCCTCTCGTGAAGAGCAAGGAACGTTTAAAAGTGCTGAAGAAATCGTCCGAGTTTCAGGGATTGGTCAAAAATCTTTAGAAGCAATGTTAGAGTTTATTGAAGTGAAGTGA
- a CDS encoding homocysteine synthase encodes MTERNWSLETIAVHGGQEADSNTLARAVPIYQTTSYVFKDTDHAANLFSLAEPGNIYTRIMNPTTDVFEKRMAELEGGVAALATASGSSAITLAILNICESGDEIVSSSSLYGGTYNLFAHTLRKLGIKVHFVDGTNPENYRKAITDKTKLLYGEVIGNPGGDVLDLNAVSTIAHENEIPLIVDATFTTPALCRPIEHGADIVVHSATKFIGGHGTSIGGVIVDGGNFDWSNGKFPGLSEPDPSYHGIVYSEALGNIAYIIKARVQLLRDLGPAIAPLNSFLLLQGLETLHLRMERHCENALKVANYLRDNSLVDWVSYPGLENHSSYSLAAQYLPKGKGAILTFGVKGGIEEGKKFINSLELFSHVANVGDAKSLVIHPASTTHLQLSLEEQKAAGVTPELIRLSIGIENANDIIADLEQALKKSQN; translated from the coding sequence ATGACTGAAAGAAATTGGAGTTTAGAAACAATTGCCGTACATGGTGGACAAGAAGCAGACAGTAATACTTTAGCGAGAGCGGTACCTATTTATCAAACGACATCCTATGTTTTTAAAGATACAGATCATGCTGCAAATCTATTTTCGTTAGCAGAACCTGGAAATATTTATACAAGAATTATGAATCCAACTACAGATGTATTTGAAAAAAGGATGGCAGAATTAGAAGGTGGTGTAGCTGCTTTAGCAACAGCAAGTGGTTCATCGGCAATAACATTAGCAATTTTAAATATTTGTGAAAGTGGTGATGAGATTGTCTCATCAAGCTCTTTATATGGAGGCACATACAATCTATTTGCACATACTTTAAGAAAGCTAGGAATTAAAGTTCATTTTGTTGATGGGACTAATCCAGAAAATTATCGCAAAGCGATTACAGATAAAACAAAGCTACTTTATGGCGAAGTCATTGGTAATCCTGGAGGCGATGTTCTTGATTTAAATGCGGTTTCTACTATTGCTCATGAAAATGAAATTCCTTTAATCGTCGATGCTACTTTTACTACACCAGCTTTATGCCGTCCGATCGAACACGGAGCAGATATCGTCGTTCATTCAGCAACTAAATTTATTGGTGGTCATGGCACGTCAATTGGTGGCGTTATTGTTGACGGTGGAAACTTTGATTGGAGCAACGGGAAGTTTCCTGGTCTTTCTGAGCCAGATCCAAGCTACCATGGCATTGTTTATTCCGAAGCCCTTGGTAACATAGCTTATATTATTAAAGCTCGTGTACAGTTATTACGGGATTTAGGGCCAGCGATTGCACCTTTAAACTCGTTTCTACTACTGCAAGGCTTGGAAACATTGCATTTACGAATGGAGCGCCATTGTGAAAACGCCTTAAAAGTAGCCAATTACTTAAGAGATAACTCGCTAGTAGACTGGGTGAGCTATCCTGGACTTGAAAATCATTCTAGTTATTCATTAGCAGCGCAGTACTTACCTAAAGGAAAAGGAGCAATTTTAACGTTTGGGGTTAAAGGCGGAATTGAAGAGGGAAAAAAATTCATTAATTCACTTGAATTATTTTCGCATGTTGCTAATGTAGGTGATGCCAAATCGTTGGTGATCCATCCAGCAAGTACAACGCATCTACAACTAAGTCTAGAAGAACAGAAGGCAGCAGGAGTAACCCCAGAATTAATTCGTCTATCAATTGGAATTGAAAATGCTAACGATATTATTGCGGACCTAGAACAAGCACTTAAAAAAAGTCAAAACTAA
- a CDS encoding ComE operon protein 2, whose product MTRISWNQYYMAQCHLLALRSTCTRLMVGATIVRDKRIIAAGYNGSISGGEHCIDDGCYVEDNHCIRTIHAEINALLQCAKFGVPTAGAEIYVTHFPCLNCTKSIIQSGIKKVYYDKDYKNHPYALKLFKEANVHVEQVELEEMILDTKTTEKITFTASLLAKLEESGVSDEEIKKLTGEANKLYKSNS is encoded by the coding sequence ATGACACGCATTTCTTGGAATCAATACTATATGGCTCAATGCCATTTATTAGCATTAAGAAGCACATGTACGCGCCTAATGGTTGGGGCGACAATTGTCCGTGATAAGCGAATTATTGCTGCTGGTTATAACGGCTCTATTTCTGGTGGAGAACATTGCATTGATGATGGTTGTTATGTTGAAGACAATCACTGTATCCGAACCATTCATGCCGAGATCAATGCTTTATTACAATGTGCTAAATTTGGTGTGCCAACAGCAGGAGCAGAAATTTATGTAACTCATTTCCCTTGCTTAAATTGTACAAAGTCAATTATTCAAAGCGGCATTAAAAAAGTTTATTATGATAAAGATTATAAAAATCATCCCTATGCTTTAAAATTATTTAAAGAAGCAAATGTCCATGTAGAACAGGTTGAACTTGAGGAAATGATCTTAGATACTAAAACAACTGAAAAAATAACTTTTACGGCTTCATTACTTGCTAAGCTTGAGGAATCGGGTGTTAGCGACGAGGAAATAAAAAAATTAACAGGCGAAGCGAATAAACTTTATAAATCAAACAGCTAG
- a CDS encoding DNA internalization-related competence protein ComEC/Rec2, which yields MFGKFYVIVVAALSSIILRIGGLHSVSFFFVVALIYLLYKHKSNYLLLSICLLTFVFLYFNPYYFKPPPMVPTSNTITGTIHSLPKQAGNKTSFEFKTIENNKVLVNSFAKTEQEKEELEKLIYGMRCSLQGQFSVPPEPRNFYAFDYKNYLASRNIHFLYTLSSFQVTNCHKTTLSAYQLLQTYRQAGIKHLSENIPKESKGVIIALVFGDRGEMQHEILEAYQRLGIIHLLAVSGLHVGLISATLYFLLIRIGVTKERSLDLLLIILPIYAILAGAAPSVLRATAMCIAVLLSLKASLKLNPLDGISCVCLLLLFINPAYVLHLGFQLSFLVSFSLIISAKTILRRYTSFPIQLLAVTTLAQCISFPIIVYHFYEISLWSIPLNLLYIPFITFFVLPFSFVIMISSLFSGPLIEPVLLLYNFAISVAHNGLSFVLDFNYSTLKFGKPPLFIIVFYYLTIAVNLYVWEKSDSLNQFLKSSTPFFFVVLLHWHLPYLINEGEITMIDVGQGDSIYIELPRRKAIYLIDTGGVVDFGIKQEWSQRSKSFDVGEDVLLAFLKAKGVRKVDKLILTHGHYDHIAGAKALLGVVPVQTILYGVGAVEGSFERELLQSYYHQGTKIKFVQNGDFWKLGNYKFAILSPLGNEESLNNRSIVIYTKIGGLYWLFTGDLEQEGERQLLANYHNLNVDVLKVGHHGSNTSTTDVLLDVIKPQYALIPVGKSNFYGHPHSEVLSRLNDRQITILRTDQHGSIRYRFDHTGGEFQWLIQ from the coding sequence ATGTTCGGTAAATTTTACGTTATCGTTGTAGCTGCTCTTTCAAGCATTATTTTGCGGATTGGGGGCTTACACAGTGTTTCTTTCTTCTTTGTGGTAGCCCTAATTTATCTTTTGTATAAGCATAAGTCGAATTATCTATTGCTTAGCATCTGTTTACTTACCTTTGTATTTCTCTATTTTAACCCCTACTATTTCAAGCCCCCGCCCATGGTACCGACAAGTAACACGATAACTGGCACGATTCACTCTCTTCCAAAACAAGCAGGAAATAAAACCTCCTTTGAATTTAAAACAATAGAAAATAATAAAGTTCTAGTTAATTCTTTTGCTAAAACTGAGCAAGAAAAAGAAGAACTTGAGAAATTAATTTATGGGATGCGCTGCTCTTTACAAGGGCAGTTTAGTGTTCCGCCTGAACCAAGAAATTTTTACGCTTTTGACTATAAAAATTACTTAGCCTCACGCAATATCCACTTTCTTTATACCCTCAGCAGTTTTCAAGTGACAAACTGTCATAAAACAACCTTATCAGCTTACCAGCTTTTACAAACGTACCGGCAAGCAGGTATAAAGCATCTTAGTGAAAATATTCCAAAAGAAAGCAAGGGGGTAATTATTGCGCTAGTTTTTGGTGATCGCGGCGAGATGCAACATGAGATACTCGAAGCTTATCAAAGGTTAGGAATTATCCACTTACTAGCTGTTTCTGGCTTGCATGTTGGCCTTATCAGTGCAACTCTCTATTTTTTGCTAATCCGAATCGGAGTTACAAAAGAAAGGAGTCTTGATTTACTATTAATAATCTTACCTATCTATGCCATTTTAGCAGGGGCAGCACCTTCTGTTTTAAGGGCAACCGCCATGTGTATCGCAGTCCTCTTATCACTAAAAGCTAGTTTGAAATTAAATCCGCTAGATGGGATAAGCTGTGTTTGTTTATTATTACTTTTTATAAATCCTGCTTACGTCCTCCACTTAGGATTTCAATTGTCTTTTCTCGTTTCCTTCTCACTAATTATCTCAGCCAAAACAATTCTACGACGCTATACAAGCTTTCCAATCCAACTATTGGCTGTTACGACATTAGCACAATGTATCTCGTTTCCGATTATTGTTTATCATTTTTACGAAATATCATTATGGAGCATCCCGTTAAATTTACTTTACATTCCTTTTATCACATTCTTTGTTTTACCATTTTCATTTGTAATTATGATTAGCTCATTGTTTTCAGGACCACTAATTGAGCCAGTTTTATTGTTGTATAATTTTGCGATTAGTGTGGCACACAATGGTCTAAGCTTTGTCCTTGATTTTAACTATTCTACATTAAAGTTTGGCAAACCGCCTCTCTTCATTATTGTTTTTTATTACCTGACGATTGCTGTTAATTTGTATGTGTGGGAGAAGTCTGACTCATTAAATCAATTTCTAAAAAGTAGTACTCCATTCTTTTTTGTTGTTTTACTCCATTGGCATTTGCCATATTTAATCAACGAGGGTGAAATTACAATGATTGATGTAGGTCAAGGTGACAGTATTTATATTGAGCTTCCAAGGAGAAAAGCAATTTATTTAATTGATACTGGGGGTGTAGTTGATTTCGGAATAAAACAAGAGTGGTCACAGCGAAGTAAGTCTTTTGACGTTGGTGAGGATGTCTTACTTGCCTTTTTAAAAGCAAAAGGAGTTAGAAAAGTAGACAAATTAATTTTAACCCACGGTCACTATGACCACATCGCGGGCGCCAAAGCGTTATTAGGTGTAGTACCTGTCCAAACCATTCTGTACGGAGTGGGCGCGGTGGAAGGTTCTTTTGAAAGAGAATTATTACAGAGTTATTATCATCAAGGTACAAAAATTAAATTTGTTCAAAATGGTGATTTTTGGAAGTTGGGAAATTATAAATTTGCAATTTTATCTCCATTGGGAAATGAAGAGTCCCTAAATAATCGATCGATTGTTATTTACACGAAAATTGGAGGCTTATATTGGTTGTTCACAGGCGATTTAGAACAAGAGGGGGAAAGGCAGTTACTTGCAAATTATCATAATTTAAACGTCGACGTATTAAAGGTTGGACACCATGGTAGCAATACGTCTACAACAGACGTGCTGTTAGATGTAATAAAGCCTCAATATGCGTTAATTCCGGTTGGGAAAAGTAATTTCTATGGGCATCCTCATTCAGAAGTATTAAGTCGCTTAAATGACCGTCAGATCACAATTTTACGAACCGATCAGCATGGTTCAATTCGCTACCGGTTTGATCATACAGGAGGGGAGTTTCAATGGCTAATTCAATGA
- a CDS encoding YqzM family protein, giving the protein MNQFEDEVQSNRNDAIDSAIGFVVSFGFLTIIFATAVIIDLFM; this is encoded by the coding sequence ATGAATCAATTTGAAGATGAGGTCCAAAGCAATCGGAATGATGCTATTGACTCTGCAATTGGCTTTGTAGTATCGTTCGGCTTTCTTACAATAATTTTTGCTACGGCAGTAATTATTGACTTATTTATGTAA
- the holA gene encoding DNA polymerase III subunit delta, translated as MSFLQVQKNIKKGNFASIYLLYGTETFLIEEIIHTLINEVLTKDEIDFNLSSFELKETAISVAIEEASTIPFMGKYRVVIVKDPQFLTGKDQTKVEHDLKDLENYLSNPAPETIFIIVAPYEKLDERKKIVKLLKKEAEVLEARPFKEQEMDKWIDARVIPYEVKITKPAKEKIIQLLGFRLVMIAGEIEKLALYAGKGGVIDETIVGKLVSKTIEQDIFSFVDHVVHRRKTAALQEFYDLLKQKEEPIKILVLLARQFRIIYQVKELSKRGYSQQKIAGTLKIHPYVVKLASQQGNLFTEKQLLGFIDELAEADFNIKTGKVEKQLALELFIIKVLSGV; from the coding sequence ATGAGCTTTTTACAAGTACAAAAAAATATAAAAAAAGGTAATTTTGCATCTATCTATTTGTTATACGGAACAGAAACTTTCTTAATTGAAGAAATAATACATACCCTCATAAATGAAGTTTTAACAAAAGATGAGATAGATTTTAATTTATCAAGTTTTGAACTTAAGGAAACAGCTATTTCAGTTGCTATTGAAGAAGCATCGACAATTCCTTTCATGGGCAAATATCGGGTTGTGATTGTGAAGGATCCGCAATTTTTAACAGGTAAAGATCAAACAAAAGTAGAACATGATTTAAAAGATTTGGAAAACTATCTCAGCAATCCTGCTCCAGAAACGATTTTTATTATTGTTGCACCGTATGAAAAATTAGATGAGCGAAAAAAAATTGTTAAACTATTGAAAAAAGAAGCGGAAGTTTTAGAAGCACGTCCTTTTAAGGAACAGGAAATGGACAAATGGATTGATGCCCGAGTAATTCCGTACGAAGTCAAAATCACCAAACCAGCAAAGGAAAAAATAATTCAGTTACTTGGATTTCGGTTAGTGATGATTGCAGGAGAAATCGAGAAATTGGCTCTGTATGCTGGCAAAGGCGGGGTAATTGATGAGACGATTGTCGGAAAATTAGTTTCTAAAACAATTGAACAAGATATATTTAGCTTTGTCGATCATGTTGTGCATCGCCGAAAAACAGCGGCATTACAAGAGTTTTACGACTTATTAAAACAAAAAGAAGAGCCAATAAAGATTTTGGTGCTACTAGCGAGACAGTTTCGAATTATTTATCAAGTGAAGGAGCTATCCAAACGAGGTTATTCACAGCAAAAAATTGCTGGTACATTAAAAATACATCCCTATGTCGTGAAGTTAGCTAGCCAACAAGGAAATTTATTTACTGAAAAACAGTTATTGGGATTTATTGATGAACTAGCAGAAGCAGATTTTAATATTAAAACGGGAAAAGTTGAAAAACAGCTTGCTTTAGAGTTATTTATTATTAAAGTTTTAAGTGGAGTATAA